One stretch of Nitrospirota bacterium DNA includes these proteins:
- a CDS encoding GspH/FimT family pseudopilin — protein sequence MLRAEYNQRGVTLVELMVIVSIISVLVVALGFSYEGWIGNYKIESQTRQLYSDLMDARTRAITQNRMHFVVLNAGNYAVYADTNDNTAADPGAGDIPLPEFRDPGTLNVKPKNVEYTLGWTGTIPFNTRGLTTSAAEITIPLTLPSGTHPDYDCVLVHQSRIRTGLMTGGVCVSK from the coding sequence GTGCTGCGCGCAGAGTATAATCAACGCGGTGTCACACTGGTGGAACTGATGGTGATTGTAAGCATCATCAGTGTGCTGGTCGTTGCCCTCGGATTTTCCTACGAGGGGTGGATAGGGAACTATAAAATCGAAAGCCAGACGAGACAGCTCTACTCTGACCTTATGGATGCCCGGACCAGGGCGATCACACAGAACAGGATGCATTTTGTCGTGCTGAATGCCGGCAACTATGCGGTCTATGCAGATACGAACGACAACACTGCAGCGGACCCGGGTGCAGGCGATATTCCGCTTCCCGAATTCCGGGACCCCGGCACCCTGAACGTCAAACCGAAGAACGTAGAGTATACGCTGGGATGGACTGGGACAATACCGTTTAATACGAGGGGACTTACGACGTCTGCAGCAGAAATTACCATCCCCCTCACCCTTCCTTCCGGAACACATCCGGACTATGACTGCGTCCTTGTACACCAGTCAAGGATTCGGACAGGGCTGATGACAGGAGGTGTATGTGTATCTAAATAA
- a CDS encoding prepilin-type N-terminal cleavage/methylation domain-containing protein produces MYLNNRGVTLIEVMLALVVLLLVFVGLVQTALLSIDNNLRNIYRDEAVAIATERMSELKTMSFDALTALAGTGCQTDTKDFRNIKNKQFTTCARIDALDADTNRIRITVGWDHRLETAAPPVSQDHPTGREFDFSIASVRRR; encoded by the coding sequence GTGTATCTAAATAACAGGGGCGTTACCCTCATTGAGGTCATGCTCGCGCTGGTGGTGCTCCTTCTCGTCTTTGTGGGGCTGGTCCAGACCGCGTTGCTGAGCATCGACAATAACCTCCGAAATATTTATCGCGACGAAGCGGTGGCCATCGCGACAGAGCGGATGAGCGAGCTGAAGACCATGTCGTTTGACGCACTCACCGCACTGGCAGGCACAGGTTGCCAGACAGATACAAAAGACTTCAGAAATATAAAGAACAAGCAGTTTACCACCTGTGCACGCATCGATGCGCTCGATGCGGATACCAACAGGATACGGATAACAGTAGGATGGGACCACAGACTGGAAACCGCTGCACCTCCGGTCAGCCAGGACCATCCTACCGGCAGGGAATTTGATTTCAGTATCGCATCAGTGAGGAGACGATGA
- a CDS encoding prepilin-type N-terminal cleavage/methylation domain-containing protein yields MKNRQSGFTMVELLITMAVFVLTIAAVAGIFVPLLTQFKQQSKIAETQIEGLVGLGILRRDIEHAGFGIPWEIQTGVTYQEAANAPGSTYNEPTAGGTTAPPRAILSGNDIAIAGIVNRSDYLVIKATNVAPFNAATKWTDVLTMPDGSRRVRVWGSAIEDLNANDRVIVMIPSLGETRQRILVNDGATFFTRFNQAAFPAAFAAGTTGAVNLVYGVTDPDNTPLRMPFNRADYFIRTGNAPQRCAPNTGVLVKAVLRQADGVYDEWPLLDCVADMQFVYCIDNDNDGDCEPGAAGSTDFYTNDLPGLGYDAQQTRTRVKEVRAFILAHEGQRDWTYTFAPPVAPNSITVGEFGLGRNFNLATSIGTGWQNFRWKVFSLVIQPRNLMR; encoded by the coding sequence ATGAAAAACAGACAATCCGGATTCACGATGGTCGAACTCCTGATCACCATGGCAGTATTTGTGCTTACCATCGCTGCGGTGGCAGGCATATTTGTCCCGCTGCTCACCCAGTTCAAGCAGCAGAGCAAGATCGCAGAGACCCAAATCGAGGGACTCGTCGGGCTCGGCATTCTGCGCCGGGACATTGAACACGCGGGCTTTGGTATTCCCTGGGAAATACAAACAGGGGTTACCTACCAGGAAGCAGCAAACGCTCCCGGCAGTACGTACAATGAGCCTACCGCCGGAGGGACAACCGCGCCGCCAAGGGCGATCCTGAGCGGAAATGACATCGCCATTGCCGGCATTGTGAACAGGTCCGATTATCTGGTGATCAAGGCAACAAACGTTGCTCCATTCAACGCGGCAACAAAGTGGACTGATGTCCTTACCATGCCCGACGGTTCACGGAGGGTACGGGTCTGGGGTTCTGCAATCGAGGATTTGAATGCAAACGACAGGGTGATTGTGATGATACCGAGCCTCGGTGAAACCCGCCAGAGAATTCTCGTGAACGACGGAGCGACTTTTTTCACGAGGTTTAACCAGGCAGCATTCCCTGCGGCATTTGCAGCAGGAACAACAGGGGCCGTGAACCTGGTATACGGGGTTACCGACCCGGACAACACCCCCCTGAGAATGCCGTTCAACAGGGCTGATTATTTTATCAGGACGGGAAACGCTCCCCAGAGGTGTGCGCCCAACACCGGTGTCCTTGTGAAGGCAGTGCTGCGGCAGGCAGACGGGGTGTATGATGAATGGCCCCTCCTTGACTGTGTCGCAGACATGCAGTTCGTGTACTGCATTGACAACGACAATGACGGAGACTGTGAACCGGGCGCTGCCGGCAGCACAGATTTTTATACAAACGACCTTCCGGGTCTCGGGTACGATGCCCAGCAGACAAGAACCCGGGTAAAGGAGGTAAGGGCGTTTATCCTTGCCCATGAGGGCCAGAGGGACTGGACGTATACCTTTGCCCCTCCGGTTGCGCCGAACTCGATCACTGTCGGAGAGTTCGGGTTGGGCAGAAATTTTAATCTTGCTACATCCATAGGAACCGGGTGGCAAAATTTCCGGTGGAAAGTATTTTCCTTAGTGATACAGCCGCGGAATCTGATGAGGTGA
- a CDS encoding Ig-like domain-containing protein: MLLCTAMLCWGCRGKEEKQAALPVSPGPGQQESVPLPAPSGRPSGESPAIPPEVMADTPPQVTSIKVTPGTPTLKDPIKALIGVYDKEGDNITLAYYWYRNGELLPETSDTLSGGFRRGDKITLTVVPDDGKRKGNHASVLVTIANSPPAIKASADTHAFNGREYTYQVKATDPDGDPLTYSLKSAPAGMTIDPATGLVRWKITPDYSGTIPYIVAVADGSGGEGLLELSFEVRRSLKTK, translated from the coding sequence ATGCTGCTCTGCACCGCAATGCTGTGCTGGGGATGCCGGGGGAAGGAGGAAAAACAGGCAGCGCTTCCCGTTTCACCCGGGCCAGGGCAGCAGGAATCTGTTCCTTTGCCTGCTCCTTCCGGAAGACCTTCCGGCGAATCCCCGGCAATTCCTCCTGAAGTAATGGCCGATACCCCTCCGCAGGTGACTTCCATTAAGGTCACACCGGGAACACCAACCCTGAAAGACCCCATTAAAGCCCTAATCGGCGTATACGACAAGGAGGGGGACAACATCACCCTTGCCTATTATTGGTACAGGAACGGTGAACTTCTCCCTGAGACATCCGACACCCTGTCCGGGGGCTTCAGGCGGGGAGACAAGATAACCCTGACTGTTGTCCCGGATGACGGAAAAAGAAAGGGGAACCATGCCTCAGTCCTTGTAACCATCGCCAATTCACCTCCCGCGATAAAGGCATCCGCAGACACCCATGCATTCAATGGCAGGGAATACACCTACCAGGTGAAGGCAACGGACCCCGACGGTGATCCGCTTACGTATTCTCTTAAATCCGCACCGGCAGGAATGACCATTGATCCTGCGACCGGTCTGGTACGGTGGAAGATTACCCCGGACTACAGCGGGACTATCCCGTACATTGTGGCGGTTGCTGACGGCAGCGGCGGAGAAGGCTTGCTGGAGCTTTCTTTCGAAGTCAGACGAAGCCTTAAAACAAAATAA
- a CDS encoding class I SAM-dependent methyltransferase, whose product MERQELTEREYWDSRWEKVELPAEVTRDSMKFVTRDLIGLFDKYLPKGNSLRILEIGGAPGKWLAYFKKNFHYDIAGIDYSPTGCRKMQENFDLLQLRASVFNNNILTDDLSALPRFDIVYSFGFVEHFDDLDLILEKHLEMLRPEGILMVGMPNFLGITHRILKRTAPRILSTHNLRAMDLHTWERLEKKYRLQPIFKGYLGGFDLHNCRRCERRTLLNRIIRVFFKILTRVTGRMSFLRRFPSQYWSPYLLVMYRKK is encoded by the coding sequence GTGGAAAGACAGGAACTGACTGAACGGGAATACTGGGACAGTCGCTGGGAAAAGGTCGAACTCCCGGCAGAGGTGACGAGGGACTCCATGAAGTTTGTGACCAGGGATCTCATCGGGCTGTTTGACAAATACCTGCCGAAAGGAAATAGCCTCCGGATTCTGGAAATAGGAGGCGCCCCCGGCAAGTGGCTCGCCTATTTCAAAAAGAATTTTCACTATGATATCGCCGGAATAGACTATTCCCCGACCGGGTGCCGGAAGATGCAGGAGAACTTCGACCTGCTGCAGCTCAGGGCGTCTGTCTTCAATAACAATATCCTGACCGATGACCTTTCAGCGCTTCCCCGTTTTGATATTGTCTACTCATTCGGGTTTGTCGAGCACTTCGATGATCTGGATCTGATCCTTGAAAAACATCTCGAAATGCTCAGGCCGGAAGGCATTCTTATGGTGGGCATGCCGAATTTCCTCGGGATTACGCATCGCATCCTGAAAAGGACGGCCCCGCGGATTCTTTCCACGCACAATCTCCGTGCAATGGATCTGCATACATGGGAACGTCTTGAAAAAAAATATCGCCTGCAGCCGATCTTTAAGGGCTATTTGGGAGGCTTTGATCTGCACAATTGCCGGAGATGTGAAAGAAGAACCCTGCTGAACAGGATAATCAGGGTATTTTTCAAGATCCTGACCCGTGTGACCGGCCGGATGAGCTTCCTGAGAAGATTCCCTTCACAATACTGGAGTCCGTATCTGCTGGTAATGTACAGGAAGAAGTAA
- a CDS encoding lipopolysaccharide kinase InaA family protein has translation MSSGPRYYVRVQNPELNAIVERSESFMLRKHDVSTTVGIVKGRELGLTPDVLIKRFNDRGFFDFLIHTFSKSRARRLWDTNVRLYQRGLPVPEPVAYTEPLLRDRVSFHLSVAVENAEKLSTRYREGLFRNNRELLLPLARTIAEWHLKGAVHGDLKWPNILVQEKENGYAFFFIDLDQSRLYSAPCTAGMKKDLKRFCRFGLEMGAESWVESEFFPAYLSFLPQEIRKKIDPVQIRNEARREWIRKGSKKW, from the coding sequence ATGTCCAGCGGACCACGATATTACGTAAGGGTACAAAACCCGGAACTGAATGCGATTGTCGAAAGGAGCGAATCATTCATGCTGAGGAAGCATGATGTGTCGACCACGGTCGGCATTGTGAAAGGCCGTGAACTCGGTCTGACCCCCGATGTACTCATCAAGCGGTTCAATGACCGGGGGTTTTTTGATTTTCTGATCCATACGTTCAGCAAGAGCAGGGCAAGGCGCCTTTGGGATACCAATGTAAGACTTTATCAACGGGGACTGCCTGTCCCGGAACCTGTTGCGTATACAGAGCCGCTATTGCGCGATAGGGTCTCTTTTCATCTTTCAGTTGCTGTCGAAAATGCGGAAAAGCTCAGCACACGCTACCGGGAAGGGCTTTTCAGGAACAACAGGGAACTGCTGCTGCCCCTCGCCCGGACGATCGCAGAATGGCACCTGAAAGGCGCGGTGCACGGCGACCTCAAGTGGCCGAATATCCTTGTGCAGGAAAAAGAGAACGGATATGCCTTTTTTTTCATAGACCTTGATCAGTCGAGGCTGTATTCGGCCCCGTGCACTGCGGGCATGAAAAAAGACCTGAAACGGTTCTGCCGTTTCGGCCTCGAAATGGGCGCAGAATCATGGGTCGAATCAGAATTCTTTCCCGCTTACCTGTCTTTTCTGCCTCAGGAAATCAGAAAGAAGATCGACCCGGTTCAGATCAGGAACGAAGCACGCAGGGAATGGATCAGGAAAGGAAGCAAAAAGTGGTAA
- a CDS encoding glycosyltransferase family 4 protein: MKLAFCLFKYFPFGGLQRDFSHIAQACNVRGHSIRVFTMSWEGGIPEGFQVSRVTGHGITNHRRCWNFSKKVNEHLGKDPHDLVIGFNKMQGLDVYYAADPCYKARVMAEKSLLYRLGPRCRTYLSMEKAVFSPSSAAHILLISEKEKDKYIRYYHTQENRFQNLSPGISADRVLPGNPREVREKVRTELGVGRDELLLLMVGSGFRTKGLDRALQALAGLPETLRSRTRLFVIGKGKAQPFASIAQKLRVDRQVHFLGGRDDVPRFMVSADLLLHPAYSENTGTVLIEAMASGLPVLATDICGYAFHVEKAGGGLLIPSPFAQKVLDRLLLHMLTSPERTTWAQNGMHYVKVNDFFRMPEKAADIIEALASKGT, from the coding sequence ATGAAACTGGCATTCTGTCTGTTTAAGTATTTCCCGTTCGGAGGGCTTCAGCGCGATTTCAGCCATATCGCGCAGGCCTGCAATGTCCGCGGGCACTCGATCCGGGTATTCACCATGTCGTGGGAAGGCGGGATTCCCGAAGGATTTCAGGTCTCCCGCGTAACAGGACATGGCATAACCAATCACCGGCGCTGCTGGAACTTCTCAAAAAAGGTCAATGAACACCTGGGAAAAGACCCTCATGACCTGGTAATCGGATTCAATAAAATGCAGGGGCTGGATGTGTACTATGCGGCTGATCCGTGTTACAAAGCCAGAGTAATGGCCGAAAAAAGCCTGCTCTATCGGCTGGGGCCCCGTTGCCGGACATACCTTTCCATGGAAAAGGCGGTGTTTTCACCTTCTTCGGCTGCACATATCCTGCTCATTTCCGAGAAGGAAAAAGACAAATATATCCGGTATTACCACACACAGGAAAACCGTTTTCAAAATCTCTCGCCGGGCATTTCTGCTGACAGGGTCCTGCCGGGAAACCCCCGTGAGGTCAGAGAAAAGGTCCGCACCGAACTGGGTGTCGGCAGGGATGAATTATTGCTTCTCATGGTCGGTTCGGGATTCAGGACCAAGGGACTCGACCGCGCGCTTCAGGCACTGGCAGGCCTGCCGGAGACACTCAGAAGCAGGACAAGACTTTTCGTAATCGGCAAAGGGAAGGCTCAGCCGTTTGCATCGATCGCACAAAAACTGCGGGTCGACAGGCAGGTGCATTTCCTTGGCGGCCGAGACGACGTCCCGCGGTTTATGGTGAGTGCCGATCTCCTGCTACATCCTGCATATTCAGAAAACACGGGGACCGTGCTGATTGAAGCAATGGCGTCCGGACTGCCGGTGCTTGCAACCGACATCTGCGGATATGCCTTCCATGTGGAAAAGGCAGGCGGAGGCCTGCTGATACCGTCGCCTTTTGCACAAAAGGTACTTGACAGGCTTCTGCTGCACATGCTCACCTCCCCTGAACGCACGACATGGGCACAGAACGGCATGCACTACGTAAAAGTGAATGATTTTTTCCGCATGCCGGAAAAGGCTGCGGATATTATCGAAGCCCTGGCTTCAAAAGGAACCTGA
- the rfaP gene encoding lipopolysaccharide core heptose(I) kinase RfaP, translated as MIDLRTDFREYFKGDDVFDQILHLQGRVFREHKNRKTLRIVKDGRGYFVKIHRKTGLKEIFKNIMNLRLPVLGARNELNAIKRMEELGIDTMKVAGFGERGIAPAWQDSFLITEELENTVSLEDLARRWKTDPPELRLKRAIIAKVADIARVLHQNGVNHRDFYLCHFLLELTGDPRSRTSQKGGGTEKDRVKIYLIDLHRVQIRDRTPSRWIVKDLAGLYFSGMDAGLTRRDLFRFMKAYRGKPLRTLLRDEKELWGRVSRRAFRLYKKHFHRVPGFSGKYKG; from the coding sequence GTGATCGATCTCCGCACAGATTTCCGGGAGTATTTCAAGGGGGACGATGTATTTGATCAGATACTGCACCTTCAGGGCAGGGTATTCCGGGAACACAAGAACCGCAAGACCCTCCGCATCGTGAAAGACGGAAGGGGGTATTTCGTGAAGATCCACCGCAAAACGGGATTAAAGGAAATCTTCAAGAATATCATGAATCTCCGCCTGCCTGTGCTTGGAGCCAGAAACGAGCTGAATGCCATCAAAAGGATGGAAGAACTTGGCATTGATACCATGAAAGTGGCCGGATTCGGCGAGCGGGGGATTGCCCCTGCCTGGCAGGACTCCTTTCTTATCACCGAGGAACTCGAAAACACCGTCAGTCTCGAAGACCTTGCCCGAAGGTGGAAGACCGATCCCCCCGAATTGCGCCTGAAGCGCGCTATAATCGCAAAAGTCGCAGACATTGCACGTGTCCTTCATCAGAATGGAGTAAATCACCGCGACTTTTACCTCTGTCATTTCCTTCTTGAGCTGACCGGAGACCCCCGCTCGCGTACCAGTCAGAAAGGCGGGGGTACCGAAAAAGACCGTGTGAAGATCTACCTCATTGACCTGCACAGGGTCCAGATCCGCGATCGCACCCCTTCACGATGGATAGTCAAGGATCTCGCAGGTCTTTACTTTTCAGGAATGGATGCCGGTCTCACCCGGCGGGATCTGTTCAGGTTCATGAAAGCTTACCGCGGGAAGCCCCTGCGGACTCTTCTGAGAGATGAAAAGGAGCTCTGGGGTCGGGTTTCCCGGCGTGCCTTCAGGTTATACAAGAAGCATTTTCATCGGGTTCCCGGATTTTCCGGCAAGTATAAGGGCTGA
- a CDS encoding UDP-glucose/GDP-mannose dehydrogenase family protein — MHIGIIGTGYVGLVTGACFAEFGLFVTCMDKDEKKISALKKGDIPFYEPGLAELVKRNLAQGRLSFTTKIAKAVESSLVIFIAVGTPRRGDGSADMKYVDEVAREIAKHMDGYKVIVTKSTVPVGTGERIREIILKNQKDRIDCDIVSNPEFLREGSAIEDFMRPNRVVLGAKSPQAVAIMKDLYKPLYLIETPFVVTTIETAELIKYASNSFLAVKISFINEMANLCEKVGADVHMVAKGMGLDQRIGAKFLHPGPGYGGSCLPKDTNALLRIAKEHDVWLGIVDSAVKANETQREMMVRKIMEAAGPLKGKTLAMLGLSFKPNTDDIRDAPALFIIGRLLGEGARIKAYDPVCMKEVEKILPRVKYCKDSYDAAKGADALVIVTEWNQFRNLELDKIQRLLKEPCFIDLRNIYDPQKLREKGFRYYCVGRA, encoded by the coding sequence ATGCATATCGGAATAATCGGCACAGGGTATGTAGGTCTTGTAACAGGCGCATGTTTTGCCGAATTCGGCTTATTCGTGACCTGTATGGACAAGGATGAAAAAAAGATCAGTGCGCTCAAGAAAGGCGATATCCCGTTCTATGAACCGGGCCTCGCTGAGCTGGTGAAGAGGAATCTCGCTCAGGGAAGACTCTCCTTCACGACAAAAATCGCAAAGGCAGTCGAATCCTCCCTGGTAATTTTTATCGCGGTGGGAACGCCCCGGCGGGGAGATGGCTCTGCTGATATGAAATATGTGGATGAGGTTGCGCGGGAAATTGCGAAACACATGGACGGCTACAAGGTAATCGTTACCAAGAGCACGGTTCCTGTCGGGACAGGAGAACGAATCCGCGAGATTATCCTGAAGAACCAGAAGGACCGGATTGACTGTGATATTGTTTCAAACCCGGAGTTTCTAAGGGAAGGTTCGGCGATTGAGGATTTTATGAGGCCCAATAGGGTAGTGTTAGGGGCAAAGAGCCCCCAGGCTGTTGCAATAATGAAAGATCTGTACAAGCCTCTCTACCTCATCGAGACCCCATTTGTGGTGACCACTATCGAGACCGCTGAACTGATCAAGTATGCATCGAACTCCTTTCTTGCGGTAAAGATCTCGTTTATCAACGAAATGGCGAACCTCTGTGAAAAAGTCGGCGCAGATGTCCATATGGTGGCAAAAGGCATGGGGCTCGATCAGCGGATCGGGGCAAAGTTCCTTCACCCGGGCCCCGGGTACGGGGGCTCCTGTCTCCCAAAAGACACCAATGCCCTTCTGAGGATAGCCAAGGAACATGATGTCTGGCTCGGCATCGTGGATTCAGCAGTGAAGGCGAATGAAACCCAGAGGGAGATGATGGTCAGAAAGATCATGGAGGCGGCAGGTCCGCTGAAGGGTAAAACACTCGCTATGCTCGGGCTCTCGTTCAAGCCGAATACCGATGACATACGCGACGCACCTGCGCTGTTCATCATCGGCAGACTTCTCGGGGAGGGAGCTAGGATAAAGGCGTATGACCCAGTATGCATGAAAGAGGTGGAAAAAATCCTTCCCCGCGTGAAGTACTGCAAGGATTCGTATGATGCGGCAAAAGGGGCTGATGCGCTCGTGATTGTGACTGAATGGAACCAGTTCAGAAACCTCGAGCTTGATAAAATTCAACGCCTCCTGAAGGAACCCTGCTTTATTGATCTGCGAAACATCTACGACCCGCAGAAACTCAGGGAAAAGGGGTTCCGCTACTACTGTGTGGGCAGGGCATAG
- the smpB gene encoding SsrA-binding protein SmpB, with protein sequence MKVICQNRKAYHDYHIEEAVEAGISLLGTEVKSLREGKANLKDSYVVIKAGEAFLLNCHISPYSHGNIMNHDPVRTRKLLLHRKEIDRMGGKAAAKGYSLIPLKIYFKGSFAKIEVGLAKGKRLFEKRDTIKEREARREIERAMKGK encoded by the coding sequence GTGAAGGTCATATGCCAGAACAGAAAAGCCTACCACGATTACCATATTGAAGAAGCGGTAGAGGCAGGTATTTCCCTGCTGGGGACAGAGGTGAAATCCCTGCGGGAAGGCAAGGCCAATCTGAAGGACAGTTATGTAGTAATCAAGGCCGGGGAAGCGTTCCTTCTGAACTGTCACATCAGCCCTTACAGCCATGGAAATATCATGAACCATGACCCTGTGAGAACGCGCAAGTTGCTCCTGCACAGGAAAGAAATCGACAGGATGGGAGGAAAGGCTGCAGCCAAAGGGTATTCACTCATCCCTCTGAAAATATATTTCAAGGGGTCGTTTGCAAAAATCGAGGTAGGCCTTGCAAAAGGCAAGAGGCTTTTTGAAAAACGTGATACAATAAAAGAAAGAGAAGCCCGCAGAGAAATCGAGCGGGCGATGAAAGGCAAATAG
- a CDS encoding N-acetylmuramoyl-L-alanine amidase gives MRVKKTAGAFLCIMVCMALTLSAQTKHDVLLKFSLQEGLLRIVLETNETFVNRAKITTSASDIKIDFPEPFQLSSEKTLPFEITASDRSLAVSLKERSEIKFFRLASPSRLVFDIQKKEPAPEKLPPQQHEKKPEQQPEKQTAQILPKVFVIDAGHGGYDFGITSGAVSEKEINLSLAKDLGAALAKKGKRVLYVRKVDQYATIADRISMGNQKNTDVFISLHASSSGSFVIYSPKFEEQESNDVLDTYSLSLRQKKYTGKSKALADSIEKAITADFKEQVIRREMPLPVLNSIGAAAVLVEYPSPKMATYDQPTRSRLTTALMNGLTAYGQ, from the coding sequence GTGCGGGTAAAAAAGACGGCAGGTGCGTTCCTGTGCATAATGGTATGCATGGCGCTCACCCTCTCTGCCCAAACCAAGCACGATGTCCTTCTCAAATTCAGCCTGCAGGAAGGCTTGTTGCGGATTGTGCTTGAGACGAATGAAACCTTTGTGAACAGGGCAAAGATCACTACGTCCGCTTCGGATATCAAGATAGATTTTCCCGAACCTTTTCAGCTGTCCTCCGAAAAAACGCTTCCCTTTGAAATCACCGCGTCCGATCGTTCCCTTGCGGTTTCCCTCAAAGAAAGGAGCGAAATAAAATTCTTCCGGCTTGCGTCGCCTTCGCGGCTGGTGTTCGATATTCAGAAAAAAGAACCTGCTCCGGAAAAACTGCCTCCTCAGCAGCATGAAAAGAAACCTGAGCAGCAGCCGGAAAAACAGACAGCCCAGATTCTTCCCAAGGTTTTTGTGATCGACGCCGGACACGGCGGCTATGATTTCGGGATAACGTCCGGTGCGGTCAGCGAAAAGGAGATCAACCTCAGCCTTGCAAAGGACCTCGGCGCCGCCCTTGCCAAGAAAGGCAAAAGGGTGCTGTATGTCAGGAAGGTCGACCAGTATGCAACAATTGCCGACCGTATCTCGATGGGTAACCAGAAAAACACGGATGTCTTTATCAGCCTGCATGCTTCATCATCAGGGAGCTTTGTGATCTACAGCCCGAAATTCGAAGAACAGGAATCAAATGACGTCCTTGACACCTACAGCCTCTCCCTGAGACAAAAGAAATACACAGGAAAGAGCAAAGCCCTGGCCGACAGCATCGAAAAAGCGATAACGGCAGATTTCAAGGAACAGGTCATACGAAGGGAAATGCCGCTTCCCGTCCTGAACTCAATCGGTGCAGCCGCCGTCCTCGTCGAATACCCTTCGCCAAAAATGGCAACCTATGACCAGCCGACAAGGTCCAGACTGACAACCGCACTCATGAACGGCCTTACCGCATATGGACAATAA
- a CDS encoding GerMN domain-containing protein has protein sequence MNINKTTRLILLVLLFVSGVVGGYFYFAKIIPGEKASEGLPGSSAGHEELFSLRLYYPVENHLQTEERRIPRKTGQITIAEAVVLEYLQGPSAGTPSYMPKDVKILGIYKGADRILYINLSDEFRRNFQGDAIAEFLLLKGLYESLISNVENIQDVKVLLEGKEVETLGGHLYLLYPLKDIVSYEY, from the coding sequence ATGAATATCAACAAAACGACCCGCCTGATTCTCCTGGTTCTGCTGTTCGTGTCCGGCGTCGTCGGCGGATATTTCTATTTTGCGAAGATTATTCCCGGGGAAAAGGCATCCGAGGGATTGCCCGGTTCCTCAGCCGGTCATGAAGAGCTTTTTTCACTCAGGCTATATTATCCGGTCGAAAATCACCTCCAGACCGAGGAACGGAGGATCCCGAGGAAAACAGGGCAGATCACAATCGCCGAAGCCGTGGTGCTCGAATACCTTCAGGGACCATCAGCCGGAACTCCTTCGTATATGCCGAAGGACGTGAAGATTCTCGGCATCTATAAGGGGGCGGACAGAATACTTTACATCAATCTCTCGGACGAGTTCCGCAGGAATTTTCAGGGAGACGCAATAGCAGAATTTCTTCTCCTGAAAGGCCTGTATGAAAGCCTGATTTCAAATGTCGAGAACATCCAAGATGTAAAAGTCCTTCTTGAAGGGAAGGAAGTCGAGACACTCGGAGGGCATCTCTATCTCCTGTATCCCCTGAAGGATATTGTTTCATATGAGTATTGA
- the murI gene encoding glutamate racemase: MSIDTRNRPIGVFDSGIGGLTVLKELLRELPDENTIYLGDTARVPYGIRSAETVIRYSFENTRFLCAKDIKLLVIACNTASSVSLSAVKGSVSIPVTGVIEPGAKAAAGATRNKKVGVIGTEATIRSSAYTKAINAIDESIEVFGLACPLFVPLVEEGWTEGQIATMIARQYLHGIRDKGIDTVVLGCTHYPLLKQVIADVMGDGVTLIDSAVETSREIRLILDALGLRKDGAGTPSREFFVTDSADRFLKVGEKFLGRKIENIAQVAVGI, from the coding sequence ATGAGTATTGATACGAGGAACAGGCCGATCGGTGTCTTTGATTCCGGGATAGGAGGGCTGACGGTTCTGAAGGAACTCCTGAGGGAACTTCCGGATGAAAACACCATTTATCTTGGAGATACCGCGCGCGTTCCTTACGGTATCAGGTCAGCCGAGACGGTCATCAGGTACTCATTCGAAAACACGAGGTTCCTCTGCGCAAAGGATATCAAGCTCCTGGTCATCGCATGCAACACCGCTTCCTCCGTAAGCCTTAGTGCGGTAAAAGGCAGCGTGTCCATTCCTGTAACAGGGGTTATCGAACCAGGGGCGAAGGCAGCTGCCGGGGCTACAAGGAACAAAAAGGTCGGCGTAATCGGAACCGAGGCGACAATAAGGAGCAGCGCTTACACAAAAGCAATCAATGCCATTGATGAGAGCATTGAAGTCTTCGGGCTTGCATGCCCGTTGTTTGTTCCTTTGGTCGAGGAAGGCTGGACCGAGGGACAGATAGCTACCATGATCGCCAGACAGTATCTTCACGGGATCAGAGATAAGGGGATAGACACGGTGGTGCTCGGATGCACACATTATCCTCTTCTGAAACAGGTAATTGCTGATGTCATGGGTGATGGTGTTACCCTCATCGATTCTGCGGTTGAGACCTCACGGGAGATCAGGCTGATCCTTGATGCACTCGGATTGAGAAAAGACGGCGCGGGCACTCCTTCACGGGAATTTTTTGTCACGGACTCCGCGGACAGGTTTCTCAAGGTGGGAGAGAAATTCCTTGGCCGGAAAATAGAGAACATAGCGCAGGTTGCAGTCGGAATTTAA